One Candidatus Niyogibacteria bacterium genomic region harbors:
- a CDS encoding insulinase family protein, with product MKFYKKILPSGLKIITAPMSGTEAMTILVLVGTGSKYETKGTNGISHFLEHLFFKGTEHRPNAGDVHRDLDRLGAEHNAFTSQEVTGYWVKAAAKHFDAALDIVSDILLEPLFKAEEIERERGVILQEISMYEDMPQRKIFTVWEDLLYGDQPAGWDIAGPPATIRRIKREEIIGYKEGQYVAANTLVIAAGNIDQKSAESKIAGIFKKFKHGHPNPKKKVKESQIRPAIKFEFKKTDQTHLALGFRGYDMYDRRRYALGLLSVILGGNTSSRLFDEIREKLGLAYYVRAAAQQYTDSGYLISNAGIPHSELPRVIKKIIEIFKDLKENGVSNEEIKFAKDYLRGTMALSFESSDEIASFFGEQALFYKKIKMPREIFKDIEKVSRNDIMRVIRELFRPAKINLAVIGPHKESGDYISLLKKF from the coding sequence ATGAAATTTTATAAAAAAATTCTGCCAAGCGGATTAAAAATAATTACCGCACCCATGTCGGGGACGGAAGCGATGACTATTTTGGTTTTGGTCGGCACCGGCTCAAAATATGAAACTAAAGGAACTAACGGCATATCGCATTTTTTGGAACATCTTTTTTTCAAAGGCACCGAGCATCGTCCGAACGCCGGCGATGTGCATCGGGATTTGGATCGTTTGGGCGCGGAGCATAACGCCTTCACTTCACAGGAAGTTACCGGCTACTGGGTTAAAGCCGCGGCCAAGCATTTTGACGCGGCCTTGGACATTGTTTCGGACATTTTACTTGAGCCGTTATTTAAAGCGGAAGAAATTGAGCGCGAACGCGGCGTAATTTTGCAGGAAATCAGCATGTACGAGGATATGCCGCAAAGAAAAATATTTACGGTTTGGGAAGATCTTTTGTACGGCGACCAGCCCGCCGGATGGGATATAGCCGGCCCGCCCGCGACCATACGCAGGATAAAAAGAGAAGAAATTATCGGTTATAAAGAGGGGCAATATGTGGCCGCAAACACTTTAGTAATAGCAGCCGGAAATATTGACCAAAAGTCGGCGGAATCAAAAATCGCCGGAATCTTTAAAAAATTCAAGCACGGCCATCCGAATCCAAAAAAGAAAGTCAAAGAAAGTCAAATCAGGCCCGCCATAAAATTTGAATTTAAAAAAACCGACCAGACCCATCTGGCTTTGGGTTTTCGCGGTTACGATATGTATGACCGGAGGCGTTACGCTCTCGGCCTTTTGAGCGTGATCCTCGGAGGCAACACTTCAAGCCGTTTGTTTGACGAAATTCGCGAAAAGCTGGGGCTGGCTTATTATGTGCGCGCGGCGGCCCAGCAATACACCGATTCCGGCTATCTCATATCTAACGCCGGCATACCTCACTCGGAATTGCCGAGAGTGATTAAGAAGATAATTGAAATTTTTAAAGACCTCAAAGAAAATGGCGTGTCAAACGAAGAAATTAAGTTCGCCAAAGATTATCTCCGCGGAACAATGGCGCTTTCTTTTGAGTCCTCCGACGAGATTGCTTCTTTTTTCGGTGAGCAGGCGCTTTTTTACAAAAAAATAAAAATGCCCCGGGAGATTTTTAAGGATATTGAAAAAGTAAGCAGAAATGATATTATGAGAGTGATTAGAGAGCTTTTCCGGCCGGCCAAAATAAATTTGGCGGTCATCGGTCCGCACAAGGAATCCGGCGACTATATCTCTCTTCTTAAGAAATTTTAA
- a CDS encoding AI-2E family transporter: MPNLTKIEISTGTFLRAILLILGFVFLYFIRDVVAVILFSVVIASAVEPAAQWFMRYRLPRVLGVLLVYIIVFSLVASAFSLIIPPLFAEISAVSSESLIKSASGAFFNIAPQLPASISGVITGFIENSRVYVEKLAGGFFQATSALFGGALSFILIVVISFYLSVQERGIEGFLKIVVPLEYERYVLDLWSRVRRKMGSWMQSQILLGVLVGVLVFIGLTILQIKFALSLAIIAAIFEILPVFGPILAAIPAVLLAFLQSPALGLMVIIFYFIVQQFENHLIVPVLFKKAVGVPPILVVLALIVGGKLGGFFGLLLAVPVAVVLVEFLNDIAARKQIG; the protein is encoded by the coding sequence ATGCCAAACCTGACTAAAATAGAAATTTCAACCGGCACGTTTCTTCGCGCCATACTTTTGATTTTGGGATTTGTTTTTCTGTATTTTATACGGGATGTCGTCGCGGTAATTCTTTTTTCCGTAGTGATTGCGTCGGCTGTTGAGCCGGCAGCCCAGTGGTTTATGCGTTATCGCCTTCCGAGGGTTCTTGGCGTGCTTTTGGTCTACATTATTGTTTTTTCTCTTGTGGCATCCGCTTTTTCCCTGATTATTCCTCCGCTTTTTGCCGAAATTTCCGCGGTTTCTTCGGAATCGCTGATTAAGAGCGCTTCCGGAGCGTTTTTTAACATCGCGCCGCAGCTGCCGGCCTCCATATCCGGCGTAATAACCGGATTTATTGAGAACTCCAGAGTTTATGTTGAAAAATTGGCCGGAGGATTTTTTCAAGCAACCTCTGCCCTGTTCGGCGGCGCCCTCTCTTTTATTTTAATTGTTGTCATATCTTTTTATCTCTCGGTGCAGGAAAGAGGTATTGAGGGTTTTTTAAAGATTGTTGTTCCGCTTGAATATGAGAGATATGTGTTGGATTTATGGTCGCGGGTTCGGCGCAAAATGGGCTCGTGGATGCAGTCCCAAATACTTTTAGGAGTGCTGGTAGGAGTTTTGGTTTTTATCGGTTTGACTATTTTGCAGATTAAATTTGCTTTGTCTCTCGCGATTATCGCGGCCATCTTTGAGATTCTTCCGGTTTTCGGACCGATACTTGCCGCGATTCCGGCGGTTCTTTTGGCTTTTTTGCAGAGCCCGGCTCTGGGTCTTATGGTTATAATTTTTTATTTCATAGTTCAGCAATTTGAAAATCATCTTATTGTGCCCGTGCTTTTCAAGAAGGCGGTAGGGGTTCCTCCGATCCTGGTAGTTTTGGCTTTAATCGTCGGAGGAAAGCTCGGAGGTTTTTTCGGTCTTTTACTCGCGGTGCCGGTGGCAGTGGTTTTGGTGGAGTTTTTAAATGATATAGCCGCAAGGAAGCAGATTGGCTGA
- a CDS encoding methionine--tRNA ligase, protein MSEKFYITTAIAYVNARPHVGFALELVQADAIARWHKLKGREVYFLTGTDEHGAKNIRAAQKAGKDIKEFADTNASIFKKLVSDLGISADDFIRTSDQIRHFPGAQELWKKLEASGDIYKKKYRGLYCVGHEAFVTQKDLIGGKCADHDAEPEIIEEENYFFRLSRFTQEIKKALSSGELRIYPESRRNEMLAFIEGGLEDVSFSRPSKDISWGVPVPGDAAQTMYVWSDALANYITALGFGSENLEKFKKFWPADLHVLGKDILRFHALIWPGMLLSAGLPLPKGIFVHGFIKVGGRKMSKTLGNVIDPIDFIERHGRDPLRYYLLREILTHEDGDLTEEKFIEAYNANLANGLGNYVSRVVKMIEQYFGGVLQKPSDAEISAVPMKKRASFFRSEDEGAKLELVSPPYFIDRVVWPAYDKSMEDYQLKSALDLVWSLIAELDLYIQAYEPFKLIKIEPEKTKVILWNLAYGALSVGWMLKPFMPETSEKIFKAFGVDFGSKEEWREVRVKLDEPLFLRIS, encoded by the coding sequence ATGTCCGAGAAATTTTATATAACTACGGCCATAGCTTATGTTAACGCGCGACCGCATGTCGGTTTTGCTTTGGAGTTGGTTCAGGCGGACGCCATCGCCCGCTGGCACAAACTTAAGGGGCGGGAGGTTTATTTTCTTACGGGGACCGATGAACATGGCGCCAAAAACATCCGCGCCGCCCAAAAAGCGGGAAAAGATATAAAGGAGTTCGCGGATACAAACGCGTCTATTTTTAAAAAACTTGTTTCAGATCTCGGAATTTCAGCTGATGATTTCATACGCACTTCAGACCAAATCCGCCATTTCCCCGGAGCGCAGGAACTCTGGAAAAAACTTGAAGCGTCGGGAGATATTTATAAAAAAAAATATCGCGGTCTTTACTGCGTGGGGCATGAGGCCTTTGTGACCCAAAAGGACTTGATTGGAGGCAAGTGCGCCGACCACGACGCGGAGCCGGAAATTATAGAAGAAGAAAATTATTTTTTCCGCCTCTCACGCTTTACTCAAGAAATAAAAAAAGCGCTTTCTTCGGGTGAGTTGCGGATATACCCCGAATCGCGCCGGAATGAAATGCTGGCTTTTATTGAAGGGGGTCTGGAAGATGTAAGTTTTTCTCGGCCGTCAAAAGATATTTCCTGGGGAGTGCCCGTCCCCGGAGATGCCGCGCAAACAATGTATGTCTGGTCGGACGCCCTGGCTAACTACATAACCGCGCTCGGCTTCGGTTCTGAAAATTTGGAAAAATTCAAGAAATTCTGGCCGGCCGATTTGCATGTTTTGGGCAAAGATATTTTGCGCTTTCACGCTTTAATCTGGCCCGGCATGCTTCTCTCCGCGGGGCTTCCTTTGCCCAAGGGAATTTTCGTTCACGGCTTTATTAAGGTCGGCGGGCGGAAAATGTCCAAAACACTCGGCAATGTCATTGACCCGATTGATTTTATTGAACGACACGGGCGTGATCCGCTCCGTTATTATCTTCTGCGCGAAATCCTGACGCACGAGGACGGCGATTTAACCGAAGAAAAATTCATAGAGGCTTATAACGCCAATTTGGCCAACGGCCTTGGGAATTATGTGAGCCGAGTAGTGAAAATGATAGAGCAATATTTCGGCGGCGTTTTACAAAAGCCGTCTGACGCCGAAATATCCGCCGTTCCTATGAAAAAACGCGCCTCTTTTTTCAGGTCTGAAGATGAGGGCGCGAAACTGGAGCTGGTTTCCCCGCCTTATTTTATTGATCGGGTGGTTTGGCCGGCCTATGACAAATCAATGGAAGATTATCAGTTAAAATCCGCCCTTGATTTGGTTTGGTCGCTGATAGCGGAACTTGATTTATATATTCAAGCCTACGAGCCGTTTAAACTCATAAAGATCGAACCGGAAAAAACCAAAGTTATTTTGTGGAATCTGGCTTACGGCGCTTTAAGCGTTGGCTGGATGCTTAAGCCGTTTATGCCGGAGACCTCCGAAAAGATATTTAAGGCCTTTGGCGTTGATTTTGGGTCAAAAGAAGAGTGGCGCGAGGTTCGGGTGAAACTTGACGAGCCGCTGTTTTTGAGAATTTCTTAA
- a CDS encoding TatD family hydrolase, with the protein MLIDSHAHLQFKDFDEDREEVIKRTLDGGILCINVGTDLKMSESAIKLAEHYDGFWATVGLHPTDLSEDFNFEDYEKLAVHPKAVAIGECGFDYYRLSVKVLAKADATPESRVKQEKIFRAQVGLAKKVGKPLMLHCRPSQNSAPSSLKLRGASKSYSDDAYLDMLRVLKEEGGDKIGGNVHFFVGSKDIAEKFLEIGFSFSFSGVITITDMYDEVVKFLPLDSILIETDAPYAAPVPYRGKRNEPLYVREVAKRLAELREKSFEEIAEITAQNAKRVFNLKF; encoded by the coding sequence ATGTTGATTGACTCACACGCCCATTTGCAATTCAAGGACTTTGACGAAGACCGCGAGGAAGTGATAAAAAGGACTCTTGATGGCGGGATATTATGCATTAATGTCGGGACGGATTTAAAAATGTCCGAAAGTGCGATTAAGCTCGCGGAACATTATGACGGTTTTTGGGCGACTGTCGGTTTGCATCCGACTGACTTATCCGAGGATTTTAATTTTGAGGATTATGAAAAATTAGCTGTCCATCCGAAAGCTGTCGCAATAGGCGAGTGCGGATTTGATTACTATCGCTTGTCCGTCAAAGTCTTGGCGAAGGCGGACGCGACTCCCGAAAGCCGCGTCAAACAGGAAAAAATTTTTCGCGCGCAAGTTGGACTCGCCAAAAAAGTGGGCAAACCACTTATGCTTCACTGCCGGCCATCGCAAAATTCCGCCCCCTCTTCGCTAAAGCTACGAGGGGCAAGCAAATCCTATTCGGATGACGCGTATCTGGACATGCTTCGGGTTTTAAAAGAAGAAGGAGGCGATAAAATCGGAGGAAATGTGCATTTTTTCGTCGGTTCCAAAGATATTGCCGAAAAATTCCTGGAAATCGGCTTTTCGTTTTCTTTTTCCGGCGTCATTACCATTACTGATATGTATGACGAAGTGGTAAAATTTTTGCCGCTTGACTCAATTTTAATTGAGACCGACGCTCCATATGCCGCGCCCGTTCCGTATCGCGGTAAACGAAACGAGCCGCTATATGTTCGCGAAGTCGCCAAACGTCTGGCAGAGCTTCGCGAAAAGTCATTTGAGGAAATTGCCGAAATCACCGCCCAAAACGCCAAAAGAGTTTTTAACCTGAAGTTTTGA
- a CDS encoding aldehyde dehydrogenase family protein encodes MSSVRERIQRQLSGKVYPNPSDPETAKKLADGIKQFEQDYLGSYFPWILSGTKYVPASFFTTVDPNSPAANPHIIGKFEQYFPWSINPHTEAIRDAGRRFFEKNPWPKRVELLEMISRVVKERFWLLCAAKMYETGQSVAEAIGETDEEVDFPLVNAMYLEELNRDLLIPSPKFASDLNGKCFFPHGVFLDVEPFNFPGAIPIDMATKALAMGNAVIMKPSPKASLCGYLVWESIRVAFERTGIGWDGVINYAPGGKEVVDAFLSSPHVSGLSFTGSSEVFRAIRRNYRDFLRYGYHGKAELVYGSAETSGVNIFVVCEDADPIHAAKEYVKSFIGRSGQKCSSARIAFVDRNIQTQFMQTTLEQLEQIRYGDVKQGTYLGAMITVEAKNSLAEKIEELEHLGIVFKLYQKKIDEVSASDFPPTVLMLHGSIDNRYATWKVMNTEFFGPVSTVVPFGNLDEVEQMCKRTEFALTGSVFCRDLEALKRMMSVIPAGNLYWNRKCTGALVETECFGGLRSASSPNGVKGKNALALFGSQQTFSGFYPAGADEEYRKAAQEVLARGGMNLSKQ; translated from the coding sequence ATGAGTTCTGTTCGTGAGCGCATTCAGAGACAGCTTTCAGGCAAGGTTTATCCGAATCCGTCTGACCCTGAAACGGCGAAAAAACTTGCTGACGGGATTAAACAATTCGAGCAAGATTATCTTGGAAGCTATTTTCCGTGGATTCTCAGCGGCACTAAATACGTGCCGGCAAGCTTTTTTACAACCGTTGATCCAAACTCGCCGGCAGCAAATCCACATATAATAGGGAAATTTGAACAATATTTTCCTTGGAGTATTAATCCACATACTGAAGCTATTCGCGATGCCGGGCGCAGATTTTTTGAAAAAAATCCTTGGCCGAAGCGAGTAGAACTTCTTGAAATGATTTCGCGAGTGGTCAAAGAGCGTTTCTGGCTTTTGTGTGCCGCGAAAATGTACGAGACGGGGCAATCCGTTGCCGAAGCCATAGGTGAAACAGACGAAGAAGTTGATTTTCCTCTTGTAAACGCGATGTATCTTGAAGAACTTAACCGCGACTTGCTGATTCCAAGTCCGAAGTTTGCTAGCGACCTAAACGGAAAGTGTTTTTTCCCGCACGGCGTGTTTCTTGATGTTGAACCGTTCAATTTCCCCGGCGCTATTCCAATAGATATGGCGACCAAAGCGCTCGCTATGGGCAACGCAGTTATTATGAAGCCGTCGCCAAAAGCATCTCTTTGCGGATATCTTGTCTGGGAAAGCATCAGAGTAGCATTTGAGCGAACGGGTATTGGTTGGGACGGAGTGATTAACTACGCTCCCGGAGGCAAAGAGGTGGTTGACGCGTTTCTTTCGAGTCCCCATGTTTCCGGTCTTTCTTTTACCGGCTCAAGCGAGGTCTTCAGGGCAATCAGACGAAACTACAGGGACTTTCTTCGCTATGGATATCACGGCAAAGCGGAACTTGTTTACGGTTCGGCCGAAACAAGCGGCGTAAACATTTTTGTCGTTTGTGAAGATGCCGACCCAATTCATGCCGCGAAGGAATATGTAAAATCATTCATCGGACGTTCGGGGCAGAAGTGTTCCTCGGCGCGAATCGCGTTTGTGGACCGAAATATTCAGACGCAATTTATGCAAACGACGCTGGAACAGCTGGAACAAATTCGCTATGGTGATGTCAAGCAGGGCACTTACCTGGGAGCAATGATTACTGTTGAGGCCAAAAACTCATTAGCTGAAAAGATAGAGGAGCTCGAGCATTTGGGTATAGTATTTAAACTTTATCAGAAAAAAATTGATGAGGTTTCGGCAAGCGACTTTCCGCCAACGGTCTTAATGCTTCATGGATCAATAGATAATAGATATGCGACATGGAAAGTTATGAACACCGAATTTTTCGGTCCCGTAAGCACGGTTGTGCCGTTCGGCAACCTGGACGAAGTGGAACAGATGTGCAAGCGTACGGAGTTCGCGCTTACGGGCTCCGTATTCTGCCGAGACCTTGAAGCATTGAAGCGAATGATGAGCGTAATACCTGCCGGAAACTTGTACTGGAACAGGAAATGCACCGGCGCGCTTGTTGAAACGGAATGTTTCGGCGGTCTGCGCTCGGCATCTTCACCAAACGGCGTAAAAGGTAAAAATGCGCTGGCGCTCTTTGGATCTCAACAGACATTTTCCGGTTTTTATCCGGCGGGAGCTGATGAGGAATACAGGAAAGCCGCACAAGAGGTTTTGGCGCGAGGCGGCATGAATCTTTCCAAACAATAA
- a CDS encoding class I tRNA ligase family protein, with product MPDYDFNKIEKKWSEKWLKDKTYEPLDFARGKPDLDKAKKPFYNLMMFPYPSAEGLHVGNMYAFTGADIYGRKKRMEGKDVFEPIGLDGFGIHSENYALKIGKHPKKLAQETEKRFYEQLKMIGNGFSWDERLETYDPEYYKWTQWIFVQMFKRGLAYRKKASVNWCAQCLTVLADEQVLAGECERCGTKVIKKELEQWFFKITDYAERLLNDIEKIDWSKRIKIAQKNWIGKSEGALIKFPLKAKSLQLKVETEVFTTRPDTLFGATYLVLSPEHPWLTQEILNSKSEILNKSEIRNYIEKSKAKTEEERIAERGDSPSHKASAEQGKTGVELKGIKAINPATKEEIPIWIADYVLAGYGTGAIMAVPAHDQRDFEFAQKFGLEVREVIRPVYGEPHEGAEFRRTVTAIVQRKSDGKFLVVKWNKFNWVSLPIGGIDEGETAEETAVREVFEETGHRVRPVKKLGGEVTMHFFAENKNVWRHRLDQPVLLELVDENQTERSIEEKEKLEPVWMSGEELIRSITHEYNVIGVKRFLGFELAYQGRGELVNSGVFDGMDSEKAKREITKFVGGEIKSQYHLRDWLISRQRYWGPPIPMIFCPACANSAFVATSAKEAASAGKKNAGWQPVPEKDLPVLLPDIKNFRPTGTDKSPLATVEEFVKAKCPKCGGEARRETDVSDTFLDSAWYFFRYIDHENKQEAFSRKLAKRWLPVDMYIGGAEHAVLHLLYTRFLTKVFYDWGLIDFDEPFKKFRAHGLLIKDGAKMSKSKGNVVNPDDYINKFGADTLRMYLMFLGPFDEGGDFRDESIAGAVRFLNRVWKLKEKITPSSDGVPGRMTGQNPKLEIILNQSIKKIGDDIEKLHYNTAISQLMILLSSFENGCDEKSFKIFLKLLAPFAPFLVEELWHKLGESESIHTSKWPEYDESKIKEEMKTIIVQINGKVREKFEISSKDSDEEIKIQTLNLPKIKEFLGGKNPQKIIVARNRLVNIVLAK from the coding sequence ATGCCTGATTACGATTTCAATAAAATAGAAAAGAAGTGGTCGGAAAAGTGGCTTAAGGATAAAACTTACGAGCCCCTCGACTTCGCTCGGGGTAAACCGGATTTAGACAAGGCCAAAAAGCCCTTCTACAACCTGATGATGTTTCCGTATCCTTCGGCCGAGGGGCTTCATGTGGGCAATATGTACGCGTTTACCGGCGCGGATATTTATGGCCGGAAAAAAAGAATGGAGGGCAAGGATGTTTTTGAGCCAATCGGCCTTGACGGTTTCGGGATTCATTCGGAAAATTACGCCTTAAAAATCGGCAAACACCCCAAAAAACTGGCGCAAGAGACAGAAAAAAGATTTTACGAGCAGTTGAAAATGATTGGCAACGGATTTTCTTGGGATGAACGGCTTGAGACATACGACCCCGAATATTACAAATGGACCCAGTGGATTTTTGTTCAGATGTTTAAGCGGGGGCTCGCCTATCGCAAAAAAGCCAGCGTTAATTGGTGCGCGCAATGTTTAACGGTTTTAGCCGATGAACAGGTGCTTGCGGGCGAGTGCGAAAGGTGCGGGACAAAAGTAATTAAAAAAGAACTTGAGCAATGGTTTTTTAAAATTACGGATTACGCCGAGCGGCTTTTGAATGATATTGAAAAAATAGATTGGTCCAAACGAATTAAGATTGCCCAGAAAAATTGGATTGGGAAGTCAGAAGGAGCGTTAATAAAATTTCCGCTAAAAGCTAAGAGCTTACAGCTAAAAGTTGAAACAGAGGTTTTTACGACGAGGCCGGATACTTTATTTGGAGCAACATACCTTGTGTTAAGCCCGGAACATCCGTGGCTTACACAAGAAATCCTAAATTCTAAATCCGAAATCCTAAACAAATCCGAAATCCGAAATTATATAGAAAAATCCAAGGCAAAAACCGAAGAAGAAAGAATTGCCGAAAGGGGCGACTCGCCTTCGCATAAAGCTTCGGCGGAGCAAGGAAAAACGGGAGTAGAATTGAAAGGAATTAAGGCAATAAATCCGGCAACGAAAGAAGAAATACCAATATGGATTGCAGACTATGTTTTGGCGGGCTATGGCACTGGCGCGATTATGGCAGTTCCGGCGCATGACCAGCGCGATTTTGAGTTTGCACAGAAATTCGGGCTAGAAGTTAGGGAAGTTATTCGGCCGGTCTACGGGGAGCCACACGAAGGCGCGGAGTTTAGAAGGACTGTTACGGCTATAGTCCAAAGAAAAAGCGATGGTAAGTTTTTAGTCGTGAAGTGGAATAAATTTAATTGGGTGTCTTTGCCTATAGGCGGAATTGACGAAGGGGAGACGGCAGAAGAAACAGCGGTTCGCGAAGTATTTGAAGAAACTGGGCACAGAGTAAGACCGGTAAAAAAATTAGGCGGTGAGGTTACAATGCATTTTTTTGCTGAGAACAAAAATGTATGGAGACATAGATTGGATCAGCCTGTACTGCTTGAGTTGGTTGACGAAAACCAGACGGAGCGAAGTATTGAAGAAAAGGAGAAGTTGGAGCCAGTATGGATGAGCGGAGAAGAACTTATAAGATCAATAACCCATGAATACAATGTTATTGGCGTAAAGCGTTTTCTGGGTTTTGAGCTGGCGTATCAAGGACGGGGGGAATTGGTTAATTCCGGCGTTTTTGATGGAATGGATTCAGAGAAAGCAAAGCGGGAGATTACTAAATTTGTTGGCGGGGAAATAAAAAGTCAATATCATCTTCGCGATTGGCTTATATCCCGCCAGCGTTACTGGGGGCCTCCAATCCCGATGATTTTTTGCCCCGCCTGCGCCAACTCGGCCTTCGTAGCTACTTCGGCGAAGGAGGCGGCTTCGGCGGGCAAGAAAAATGCCGGTTGGCAACCCGTGCCGGAAAAAGACCTGCCTGTTTTACTGCCGGACATAAAGAATTTTCGTCCGACAGGAACGGATAAATCTCCGCTGGCGACAGTTGAAGAATTCGTAAAAGCGAAATGCCCGAAATGCGGCGGGGAAGCACGAAGGGAAACGGATGTTTCAGACACTTTTTTGGATTCGGCCTGGTATTTTTTCAGATATATTGACCACGAAAATAAGCAAGAAGCTTTTAGCCGGAAGCTCGCGAAGCGCTGGCTTCCCGTGGATATGTATATCGGAGGCGCCGAGCACGCCGTTTTGCATCTTTTATACACAAGATTTTTAACCAAAGTTTTTTATGATTGGGGTTTGATTGATTTTGACGAGCCATTCAAAAAGTTCCGCGCGCATGGACTTTTAATAAAAGACGGCGCGAAAATGTCCAAGTCAAAAGGCAATGTGGTGAATCCCGACGATTATATAAATAAATTCGGCGCGGATACTCTTAGAATGTATTTGATGTTTTTGGGGCCGTTTGACGAGGGCGGAGATTTTAGAGATGAAAGCATCGCGGGCGCTGTCAGGTTTTTGAATAGGGTCTGGAAGTTGAAAGAAAAAATCACCCCGTCATCCGACGGGGTGCCCGGTCGAATGACCGGGCAAAATCCCAAATTAGAAATCATACTGAATCAATCAATTAAAAAAATCGGAGATGATATTGAGAAACTTCATTACAATACCGCGATTTCCCAATTGATGATTTTATTAAGCTCGTTTGAAAACGGATGCGACGAAAAAAGTTTTAAAATATTTTTGAAACTTCTCGCGCCCTTCGCTCCGTTTCTTGTAGAAGAGCTCTGGCATAAATTGGGGGAGTCAGAAAGTATTCATACATCAAAATGGCCCGAATACGACGAATCAAAAATTAAAGAGGAGATGAAAACGATAATTGTGCAGATCAACGGAAAAGTCCGCGAAAAATTTGAAATATCATCTAAGGACTCGGATGAAGAAATTAAAATACAAACGTTGAATCTCCCGAAGATAAAAGAATTCCTTGGCGGAAAAAATCCTCAAAAGATAATCGTGGCCAGAAATCGGTTGGTAAATATAGTGCTTGCAAAATAG
- a CDS encoding transglutaminase-like cysteine peptidase yields the protein MKFEEVVAGWLQSGQIAHKRDVSIGFESGEGNFLGPKVIYRPDLGRELNAVLAFVLDHVVWTEDSVTRDQAEHWGLPVFQNGAWRGDCDDFMAAFRLILKKLGWDEKILRRAVCFAPIGGKLRPDSEYEFNHAVLCVNFDKGLVFLDNRFSEAKPLSVLFREGYQNFSVLSAKDGQWHGIKSL from the coding sequence ATGAAGTTTGAAGAAGTTGTTGCCGGCTGGCTGCAGTCAGGGCAAATTGCCCATAAAAGAGATGTAAGTATCGGTTTTGAATCCGGAGAAGGGAATTTTCTGGGCCCTAAGGTTATTTATCGTCCGGATTTGGGCCGCGAGCTTAACGCCGTTTTGGCTTTTGTTTTGGATCACGTGGTCTGGACGGAAGATTCTGTGACTCGCGATCAAGCCGAACATTGGGGACTGCCTGTTTTTCAAAACGGCGCTTGGCGCGGCGACTGCGACGATTTTATGGCGGCGTTTCGTCTAATTCTGAAAAAACTTGGATGGGATGAGAAAATTTTGCGGCGAGCGGTGTGCTTCGCGCCCATCGGCGGCAAATTAAGACCCGACAGCGAATATGAATTCAATCACGCCGTTTTATGTGTCAATTTTGACAAGGGACTTGTGTTTTTGGACAATCGTTTTTCTGAAGCCAAACCCCTTTCCGTTTTATTCAGAGAAGGATATCAAAACTTTTCCGTTCTGTCAGCGAAAGACGGGCAATGGCATGGCATCAAATCCCTTTAA
- a CDS encoding CDP-alcohol phosphatidyltransferase family protein: MASNPFKKIKRISARRHLTGGLLTFKYSGDNLTKEANDFCKWRKRIMKPADYLSLVRLIFGPITAFFLYLILKFPGAYPDLETFWSFKAFAIFYLVFLFTDWLDGRLAKKYGGTRFGAYLDPLADKALNWSYSAALVFTIGWTAFFTLFILFLGDAASTFERTWVYKKPDKNVKANYAGKLKMGFHSAAILFLLLTFVLYPETVFSDKLFWEVWPSGIGFLLLWPALGCAAYSLLVKLEQWRD, from the coding sequence ATGGCATCAAATCCCTTTAAAAAAATTAAGCGCATTTCCGCCCGCCGGCATCTTACCGGCGGGCTTTTGACTTTCAAATACAGCGGTGATAATTTGACGAAAGAAGCGAATGATTTTTGCAAATGGAGAAAGCGAATAATGAAACCCGCAGATTACTTAAGTTTGGTAAGACTTATTTTCGGCCCGATTACGGCATTTTTTCTGTATCTGATTTTAAAATTCCCCGGAGCTTATCCCGACCTTGAAACATTCTGGTCTTTTAAGGCCTTTGCGATTTTTTATCTGGTTTTTTTATTTACGGATTGGCTTGATGGCCGGCTGGCTAAAAAATACGGCGGAACACGTTTCGGCGCTTATCTCGATCCTTTGGCCGACAAAGCGCTTAACTGGTCTTATTCAGCCGCTCTGGTTTTTACAATCGGTTGGACCGCGTTTTTTACACTTTTTATACTTTTTTTAGGCGATGCGGCCTCAACTTTTGAAAGGACTTGGGTGTATAAAAAGCCGGACAAAAATGTAAAAGCCAATTATGCGGGTAAACTTAAAATGGGATTTCATTCGGCTGCTATATTATTTCTCCTCCTGACCTTTGTTTTGTATCCGGAAACGGTATTCTCCGATAAACTTTTTTGGGAGGTTTGGCCATCGGGCATCGGATTCCTTCTTTTATGGCCGGCGCTTGGTTGCGCCGCTTATTCGCTTCTGGTTAAATTGGAACAATGGAGAGATTAA